The genome window ATGGCCGTAAGATTGACCGGCTCGTGAAGTGTTGGCACAATGAACTGCTTTGCTTGCTCACAGCCAGCAATCATGATTTTTTCACACCGTGCTTTGTCTTTTGGTCCCCACCACATACGGTGTATTTTTTCTGACAAGAACGGTTGTATGTCAGATACGCCTAGCTGTGCTGCGTTGTAAAGCATACTCTCAAAAGCGTCTTTTTTGGTTAGGGGAGCATAAAGTGTTAGTGTTGGTGCGAGCGGTGAGTTTTCTGTCTTTGTCACGATTGAACCGCTTACGGTATTTTTGGTTGATAGCGCTTGCTCGTCTAATCGCACGGTGACATGGCATTTGTTATCAAAAAAAGTGATATGTTCGCCTACTGAAACGCGCAGCACACGCGTTAGTCGCTGCCATAAGTCTCTATCGCGTAGGACCAGTACGTCATCTTGCTGTTGGTTTAAGGTTGAACTAAGTGTTGGTAGGTAAAGCGCAAACAAATGTTTTTGCCCATGCATGGTTTAAGCACCTACGTGGTATTGTTTAAGAATTTTTTGTATAACAAGCGTTATAACGGTACCACTGACAAGACCCGCGGCAAATGCAGCATAAATTTCTTTGTTGTTGAGAAAGTGCTCCTTGCCAAGGTCGGCATAAATTTCGGCAAGAAGTAACATCTTTTCATGAGCAGGTCGTTCATCTTCATCTTGTTTATTGATTTTCTCGGCACGATGAAGTGTTGACGGGTCAAGTTCATCCTCGTCAAAGTCGTCGAAGAGGAAAAACCTATACTCGTCTGATTCTTCTTCGCATGTCTCTTGATTTGCCTGCTCTTGTTCAACTTGCTGGACAGGAGCGTTGGTGGCAAAAATATTGATGTGGGAAAAGTTTATACTCAGTAGCATTAGTATCAAAAACTTTATTTTCATAGAATTTGTTTCCATCTGACATGGGTGAATTGTTTACATCGATTTACATGTTTGGCTATGGTGTCTGGGATGGTAGTGTAACAAATAAACGTGTAAACATGAAAAAAGAAAAAAAATTAATATTGGAAAAATACCATGAGTAAGCCTACACTGCTTGTTATTCTTGATGGTTTTGGGTGGCGTAGCCAGGAATATGGTAATGCCATAGCTCATGCAAACATGCCGTTTT of Campylobacterota bacterium contains these proteins:
- a CDS encoding 16S rRNA (uracil(1498)-N(3))-methyltransferase, which codes for MHGQKHLFALYLPTLSSTLNQQQDDVLVLRDRDLWQRLTRVLRVSVGEHITFFDNKCHVTVRLDEQALSTKNTVSGSIVTKTENSPLAPTLTLYAPLTKKDAFESMLYNAAQLGVSDIQPFLSEKIHRMWWGPKDKARCEKIMIAGCEQAKQFIVPTLHEPVNLTAITAQATCNIYFEAGAQPLAILLSNAKQKKYGSFSLLIGPEGGLTNGEMSTLNSKSFCAYSLTPTILRSQDAALVALGLIRSLC